Sequence from the Erythrolamprus reginae isolate rEryReg1 chromosome 2, rEryReg1.hap1, whole genome shotgun sequence genome:
tttaagatttatggacttcaactcccagaattctccagtcagctatgcaaTGGCTATTcctcagcatagttccctctaagctgagcagtgagcaatcgctcacttaaaaatcatcatcaactcagagttttccaaacctgcccagaagccgagagggaaagagtgagagggaaggagagagagaggaagagagagaaacagatagaaaaaagagaggaaggaaaagaaaaagaaaaagaatgggagtaaggaagagagaaagaaaatcaaaatctagtttgaaactagctcaactatttaagtggcattttgatattgatagagttgccctattatgagctcactgttatagacacacagtacagtattttattttgaaattatctgaggcaaaacagggtgggttttttatttgtttgtttgtttgtttgtttattatttctgtgccgcccagtcccgaagggactgccgctcagacactatagttttccgcccaaccccccccaaaaaattagagggaacactgttcctcagctatgctggctgatgaattctgggagttgaagtccacaagtcttaaagtggccatgtttgGAGACCTCCGGATTAGGGAATCGCCTCTGAAAAGGCGCATTTGattgacatttgataacattgggaTGTTTTtataagagcttttcttgtggaaaaccgaTGTGGCCCAgtctcacccagactctaccccCAGCAgcccccgggtaaattgagtttgagacccgtTCTAGGTATAATAAACATTATCTAATGCTTCCTCCCATTTTTGTCACCTAGGTCTACCACCAGCactcaataccatcataccggacattctcttaaccaagcTAAATCAGATAGCAGtagctgaacacacttgtaagtggatcacaatcttcctAGCAGACAGAGAGGTAGTATAGTTCATGGTCCAGGAATCCAAAGTTTTGTGGCAACACCAACCCTTTAACCCATAGTTCACTTATAGAATTATTTGTTCTCTTGCCAGATGTtagtagaaaaatagaaacatagaagattgacggcagaaaaagacctcatggtccatctagtctgcccttatactatttcctgtattttatcttaggatggatatgtttatcccaggcatgtttaaattcagttactgtgcatttatcaaccacgtctgctggaagttatttccaagcatctactactctttcagttctttcactctttctcacgttgcttctgatctttcccctaagtaacctcagattgtgcccttgttctcgtgttcactttcctattaaaacacttctctcttgaaccttatttaaatgtttcgatcatatcccccccccccattcccttctgtcctccagactatgcagattgagttcattaagtctttcctgataggttttatgcttaagaccttccaccattttttgtagcccgcctttggacccgttcaattttatcaatatttttttgtaggtgaggttccagaacacagtattccaaatgttttctcaccagcactctataaagcgggatcacaatctccctcttcctgcttgttatacctctagctacgcagccaagcattctaagattttttccctaccgcctaaccgcactgttcacccattctgagactgccagaaatcactactcctaaatccttcccttctgaagttttttgctaacacagaactgccaatacaatactcagattggggattccttttccccaagtgcattattttacatttggaaacattaaactgcagttttcactgctttgaccatttatctagtaaggctaaatcatttgccatattaaagATGCCTCCACTTTAGAgtaatcggcaaataggcaaatcttccctatcaaaccttcccctatgtcactcacaaacatattaaaaagaataggaaccAGAACAGACCCTTCTGGCACACcactatgcttcagccagctgcagatCCACTGAACTTACCAATctccactaatttatctatcagctctttatgtggaaccgtatcaaaggctatGCTGAAGTCCAGATTTGCAGTATCTACGGcatcaccttcatccaacacctttatcAATGAGGTTAGTTTGACATGATTtaccctcagtaaagccatgctggtttgggtccaataagttattggtttttatcttctttttgagtagagtctccatcattttaactacaactgatgtcaagctaattggcctgtagttaccagcttcttctctactgcctttCTTGTGAAAAGGcagaacactggccattctccaatccccaggaacatctcctgttaacagggattggttaaacaaatcagtcagggaggcagcaatgacaaatctcagttctttaagaactctggggtggatgccatctggacccattgccttatttatctttaatcgttcaagttcttctaagacatcaacctctaagatcactggagctgaatccctacagctggaagcaatgctatatccatctatagtattatattataGTCTAACCTTTAACCTAAGTCtagtcttttgagaaaactgaacagacataggtattgaaatggtcagcgacctccttattcccatcaatgtatgctgcctataggaggtacaaagagtctggaagtactgtatagctgacagagaggtgaataaaatgagacagaaggaggcaaaacagataatatatgctgctaaagcctcaaaagaggaagaaattgccaaaactgtaaagaagggggataaaccCTTCtttagatatattagtgataggacaTTATCAGAGGGGGACAAGGACCGCTCACAacaggcagggagttggactagaagacctctaaggtcacttccaactctcttattctgtgtCAGTCCTTTGGGTAAAATGTTTCCCAcgatcaggacattcaaagaatATTTCTTTTGTGTGAATCTTCTGGTGGATAATTAGGTGGGAATTTCtaatgaaactttttccacaatcaggacattcaaaaaaGATTTTTCTCGTTCAAGTATTTTTCCCTCCTATATGTGAGTCCTCTCTTGTCTCATGAGGTAAGATCTTCCAATGAAACTTTCACCCAATCAAaaatgagaatacagtgatcccccgagtttcgcgagggttccgttccaagacccctcgcgaaactcgatttgtcgcgatatagcggtgcggaagtaaaacaccatctgcgcatgcgcgccattttttttcatggccgcacatgcgcagatggtggagtttgcgtgtgggcggcggggaagacccagggaaagttccttcggccgcccaacagctgatctgctccgcagcgcggcagcagcgaggagccgaagatggggtttccccgttgcctgggcaacggggaaaccccgtcttcggctcctcgctgctgccgcgctgcggagcagatcagctgttgggcagccgaaggaaccttccctgggtcttcccgccgcccaggcaaaggggaaaccccaagatcgcttgccgcttgcccattcacccgcccgccccgcTGCtcacttgcccgttcgcccgcccggctgctcgcttgccgctcgagagcaagagggggagagatagagaaagagagagaaggaaagaaagagatgagagagggaggaagagagtgagggaggaagaagcaagatagagaaagagagagagaaagaaagatgagaaagggagtgacgtcatcgggtggaaaaatcgcgatatagcgtttcgcaaagatcgagatcgcgaaactcggggatcactgtataagcacGCTAAACGATATGAATAACTGCACgaattatttttttgggggggggaaagatataAGTAAGAACTAGATAGCCAAGAGAGAAAGGTAGCTTTCTCTCCTATTTTTAACTATGTTGATTTTTGTatgttttttgaattttttttcttcgtCTGTTGTTGCCATGTTGTTCCCTTTGATTTATATGCACATTTGTAAATACAAGGGTTGTTTACTTTGCTTTTAATcaataaaatatctttttttttaaaacaaaagaaacTTTCACGCAATCTGGACACATCATGTTACATCATGTGACTCCGCTGATGTATCACCATGTTGCCATGCTCATTATAGTATTTACTACACTGGGAGCATTTTTAAGACTTTTCTCTTGTGTAAAACCTTCTTGTGCGTAATCCGCGGTGATGTGCAATTTCCTCATTTCCCCACAAAGATGCATCCATGGAGCTTTTCCAGCACTTATATTCTTGAGGTGAAAAATATCTGTGATCCCTCGtttattttgtaaaataatttttatttcttcacCAAGCATTCGCAAACATACATATACCATATTATCGAGACATCCATAGTTATATATTTCTATCCAAAATATCATAAACATATacgtttggttttctttttttatacttttatctctgttgtggttcagcctgaggctgctcagggactggctgtgtctctgctggctccatgcccggaggagaatgacagcgaagaggagggggctgagcagtgggatgggggagaggaaagtcaggaatgggatgaaggagaacagcatgagagccccgggggggggggctctccccagccagtagtttggagtcattaggtgatgaagctcaagccgtcattgacatgcgacagagacggtcagatcaaagaaaggagcaattaaagaagtattatcagcactgaattaggaacagctgggcttgggtgtggtcctccttagtagggtttaaaaggcaggcaagcccttgaagccatgtggagtgttatcagtttggagttgcattatcctgtcttgtttctcggcgtctctgttcctggcttgtggcccagcagctttggaagacccatgggaggtgtaggtctgctatctacagcctcggcttagcagcaagaattctgtattgctgcatggacttttgtcttcgtggatatatctgaagatacagcattttcctgtttgtaaggacattttctgttacctgtgtttttcttgaattttataaaactgcctttgccttttaccagtgtgtctggcttctctttttgggttggtattggcttctggagtgacccagacagaacaatctccAGTATGGTTTCCTTCTATATTTTGTACTATTCGCCTCTTTCTATCTCgttctcttccctctaccttctttctcccactctacctgtttcctacttccctcctccctttctccttcttctttttcctttttatcctacggagaatctacggagaggggcggcatataaatccaataaatctaatctaatctatccttCCATGAGTGCATCTAATCACAATCCATTTTATGGTTAAAAAACTAGCAAGCCTTAACTTTATTTCAACATCGGAGCTATTTCTTAAACCTATATCTTTCcctttatctatatttatattttaaatatattcttcCGGGTATATCTACTATtgctctaatgctgcctccttcctcctatttttgtcacCTAAGTCTACCACCTCTAATTTTCAACTTTCTTCCTAATTAATCACTACAATTTAACTTCCAAAAATAGTCATTATCTCTTACGCCTCTTGATTTTAGGCCATATTTCTCCCTCCCCACAACTGGTATCTTTACTCATCATTTTTTTTAGTTCTATCTTTTCTGCATGCCCtaaatttttaatttcttctccCCTTTCATCTCTCCCTTCCAACATTCTAACTTTATAAAACTTTAACTCATTCTCTATATTTAAACAAATACAattcttttcattgctattccatccattggttaataacattttaaattccCCATAACAAAAAATCCAacttataaattatataagcttATATAAACAACTTTAAGAATATTGATTATAAAGATCTTATAttattccaaaaatattaataatcatCTGAATTCTTTCAATATTAAAGCAGGTTCATGAGTTATACAAATCttatataaaacaaatcttatttcaaaAAATGGTAATAATTGTCCTAATTATATATCCTTTGAACAATTGACCTACTataacagtgatgacgaacctatggcacaggtgccacaagtggcacacaaagccatatctgctggcacccaatctgttgccctagctcagctccagcgtgcatgtaggTGCCGggtggctgatttttggctcgcacagaggctctgggagggcgttttttgcttccagagagcctccaaggagaTGGGGatggtgttttcaccctcctccggctccagggaagcatttggaacttggagagggcgaaacacaagcctacatcacaagtttggaaacaggccttttctggcctctagagcagtgtttttcaaccagtgtgccgcggcacatggtcaggtgtgccgcaaagctcagcaagagagagaaagaaagagaaagaaagagaaagaaagagagagaaaaagaaagaaagcaagagaaagagaaagaaagcaagagagaaagcaagagaaagaaagcaagagagagagaaagaaagagaaagaaagcgagagaaagaaagaaagagaaagagaaagaaagcgagagaaagaaagaaagagaaagagaaagaaagcgagagaaagaaagaaaaagaaagcaagagagagagagaaagagaaagcaagagagaaagaaaaagaaagcgagagaaagaaagaaagcaagagagcaaaaaagagaggaaggaagagagaaaaagagggagagaaatagagcgaaagggaggaagagagattttttttgtccaaactttttttagccccccactcccccccgctcaaggtgccccattattttgtatatgtaaaaaacgtgccgcagctcaaaaaaggttgaaaatcactactCTAGAGGgcctcaataaataataataataataataataataataataataataataataataataataaaagatctaGGGCGGCTAGAAAGTAGGGCCTCCCACAcaggcctgccaaccgacattatttagtcgaggAACCTGCAGAAGGCCAGCCCTGTGGTCTCTAATCAGTCgcagggaggtatgcggcaggagtaGGTCCAGTAAATAGTTCTACTTTATCTTCTAGTAGTTTGATTAATTTGCATATGGTGCATATGTAGCTTTGATATTCTGTTGGCATAAACGTGTACATGAAACATGTTCTGCCGATGACAGCGCGTTCCTCTTCGATGTGTGATTTTAGTTGAGAGTGGAGTATGGGGTGTAGTTTTACCCTGTTTTACCCTGTTTTTGCAAGGGGGGACGTCCAATGCGggatttctctcctgtgtgagtcctctggtgtctcacccgGTGGAaactatcactaaaaccttttccacaatcaggacatacaaagggtttctctccagtgtgagtcctctggtgtctcaaaAGGTGggaactatcactaaaaccttttccacaatcgggacattcaaacggtttctctcctgtgtgagtcctctggtgtttcaccagactggaattctgactaaaacttttcccacagtcacggcattcaaagggtttctctcctgtgtgagtccgctggtgttgcaccagactggaattatcactaaaatctTTCCCACAGTTAGGACATTCAAAagttttctctcctgtatgagccctctggtgttgcaccaggctggaattatgactaaatgttttcccacagtcaggacattcaaaagttttctctcctgtatgagccctctggtgttgcaccaggctggaattataactaaaacttttcccacagtcaggacattcaaaaggtttctttcCTGTGTGACTCCTCCAGTGTTGAaccaggctggaattgtgacGAAAACTTTTCCCACATTGAGGACATACAAATGGTTttcctcctgtgtgagtcctctggtgtagcaCCAGATTGGAATTATGacaaaaacttttcccacaatcaagacattcaaatggtttctctcctgtgtgagtcctatggtgtttcaccaggctagaattttgactaaaacctttcccacattgAGGACAtacaaatggtttctctcctgtgtgagtcctctggtgtttcaccaggctggattTTTGACAAAAACTTTTCTCACAGTAactacattcaaagggtttctctcctgtatgaatcctctggtgttgcaccaggctcgAATTATGAcaaaaacgtttcccacagttacgacattcaaagtgtttctctcctgtgtgagtccgctggtgtttcaccaggctggaattttgactaaaacttttcccacagtcaggacattcaaagggtttctctcctgtgtgagtcctctggtgttgcaccaggagCGAATTATaagtgaaacttttcccacagtcaggacattcaaagggtttcactcctgtgtgactcctctggtgtagcaccaggttggaattatgaCAAAAACTTTTCcaacagtcagggcattcaaatggtttccctcctgtgtgactcctctggtgtttcaccagggtggaattttgactaaaacttttcccacagtcaggacattcaaagggtttctctcctg
This genomic interval carries:
- the LOC139159922 gene encoding zinc finger protein 135-like translates to MKHQSIHTREKPFECPDCGKSFSHSSHLVRHQRTHSGEKPFECPDCGKSFSQNSTLVKHQRSHTGGKPFECPDCWKSFCHNSNLVLHQRSHTGVKPFECPDCGKSFTYNSLLVQHQRTHTGEKPFECPDCGKSFSQNSSLVKHQRTHTGEKHFECRNCGKRFCHNSSLVQHQRIHTGEKPFECSYCEKSFCQKSSLVKHQRTHTGEKPFVCPQCGKGFSQNSSLVKHHRTHTGEKPFECLDCGKSFCHNSNLVLHQRTHTGGKPFVCPQCGKSFRHNSSLVQHWRSHTGKKPFECPDCGKSFSYNSSLVQHQRAHTGEKTFECPDCGKTFSHNSSLVQHQRAHTGEKTFECPNCGKDFSDNSSLVQHQRTHTGEKPFECRDCGKSFSQNSSLVKHQRTHTGEKPFECPDCGKGFSDSSHLLRHQRTHTGEKPFVCPDCGKGFSDSFHRVRHQRTHTGEKSRIGRPPLQKQGKTG